From Microbacterium sp. YJN-G, a single genomic window includes:
- a CDS encoding branched-chain amino acid transaminase, which yields MSPISSPVRYLLHDGELIDYADARLHVLSTSTKYGVGVFEGFRAYWSEEDGELYAFRVEDHMRRLIDSMRVVEIDGPTDTAALSEQLLGLIRANDLRSNLHMRTQVFVDSPDGKPDDTGPATVFMAAIPMGNYFGATGLDVQISSWARLSDRAMPPRVKSIANYQNGRLALLEAKRNGYSAALLLTETGHVAEGAGYNVFMVRQGRLCTPPSTESILEGITRDSVLQLATTQLGLDVDIRPIDRTELYSADEIFVCGSAAEVNHVTSVDRTLIGDGATAGPITAGLQELYQDAVRGRVTDFAHWVTPVYGTAEPGSAESGGAEVLYDSAGA from the coding sequence ATGTCCCCCATTTCCTCCCCAGTCCGTTACCTGCTGCACGACGGTGAACTCATCGACTATGCCGATGCGCGTCTGCACGTGCTCAGCACGAGCACCAAGTACGGCGTCGGCGTGTTCGAGGGCTTCCGTGCCTACTGGAGCGAAGAGGACGGCGAACTGTATGCCTTCCGCGTCGAGGACCACATGCGCCGACTCATCGACTCCATGCGCGTCGTCGAGATCGACGGCCCTACAGACACAGCAGCGCTGTCCGAGCAACTGCTGGGACTCATCCGCGCGAACGACCTGCGCTCGAATCTGCACATGCGCACCCAGGTGTTCGTCGACTCACCTGACGGCAAGCCTGATGACACCGGCCCCGCCACAGTGTTCATGGCCGCGATCCCCATGGGCAACTACTTCGGCGCCACCGGCCTCGATGTGCAGATCTCGAGCTGGGCCCGGCTCTCCGATCGTGCGATGCCGCCCCGGGTGAAGTCGATCGCGAACTACCAGAACGGCCGCCTCGCTCTGCTCGAGGCCAAGCGCAACGGCTACAGCGCGGCGCTCCTGCTCACCGAGACCGGCCACGTCGCCGAAGGCGCCGGCTACAACGTCTTCATGGTCCGCCAGGGCCGTCTGTGCACGCCGCCGTCGACCGAGAGCATCCTCGAAGGCATCACCCGCGACTCCGTGCTGCAGCTGGCGACCACACAGCTCGGCCTTGACGTGGACATCCGACCGATCGACCGCACCGAGCTGTACTCCGCCGACGAGATCTTCGTGTGCGGCAGCGCCGCCGAGGTGAACCACGTCACGTCGGTGGACCGCACCCTGATCGGCGACGGCGCCACGGCGGGCCCGATCACGGCAGGTCTCCAGGAGCTCTATCAGGACGCGGTGCGCGGGCGCGTCACCGACTTCGCCCACTGGGTCACCCCCGTCTACGGCACGGCAGAACCCGGCTCCGCGGAAAGCGGCGGTGCAGAAGTCCTCTACGATTCCGCAGGAGCATGA
- a CDS encoding MBL fold metallo-hydrolase, whose amino-acid sequence MENIITETMAAEFPREIRPGVFWMGACLPFHLADRVIHGHNSAYVVKGDTASMIIDTGNPSSWNTISKKLDEILGDEPLTYVFPTHPELPHTGNLPRLVEKYPDVKVVGDMHDYHLFYPQIVPNLNSRDPGEVIDLGGGQEVLIAEAMIRDLPNTQWAFARREKVLFTADGFCYMHRPELDDEDPLHLPGECALTTDELAQPIAVENAEFFTGSALYWARFKNDADQVYDRVLALVDELGVEVVAPTHGNVITNVREVEPIIREGHKRAYRY is encoded by the coding sequence TTGGAGAACATCATCACTGAGACGATGGCTGCAGAGTTTCCGCGCGAGATCCGGCCGGGTGTGTTCTGGATGGGGGCGTGTCTGCCTTTCCATCTCGCCGACCGGGTGATCCACGGGCATAATTCCGCGTACGTGGTCAAGGGCGACACTGCGTCGATGATCATCGATACGGGCAATCCGTCGAGTTGGAACACGATCTCCAAGAAGCTCGACGAGATTCTTGGAGACGAGCCGCTGACCTATGTCTTCCCCACGCACCCGGAACTGCCTCATACAGGAAATCTGCCGCGCCTGGTGGAGAAGTATCCCGACGTGAAGGTGGTGGGTGATATGCACGATTACCACCTGTTCTATCCGCAGATCGTCCCGAACCTGAATTCCCGCGATCCAGGCGAGGTGATCGACCTCGGTGGGGGACAGGAGGTCCTCATCGCAGAGGCGATGATTCGTGATCTGCCGAACACCCAGTGGGCCTTCGCCCGGCGCGAGAAGGTGCTGTTCACCGCCGACGGCTTCTGCTATATGCACCGGCCGGAGCTCGATGACGAGGATCCTCTGCATCTCCCGGGTGAATGCGCTCTCACCACCGATGAACTCGCACAGCCGATCGCGGTGGAGAATGCTGAGTTCTTCACCGGCAGCGCGCTGTACTGGGCGCGGTTCAAGAACGACGCCGATCAGGTGTATGACCGTGTGCTCGCGCTGGTCGATGAACTGGGCGTCGAAGTCGTCGCACCCACGCACGGAAACGTCATCACCAATGTCCGCGAAGTGGAACCGATCATCCGTGAGGGGCACAAGCGGGCTTATCGCTACTAA
- a CDS encoding amidohydrolase family protein — protein MYDLLITGGLVVTPSGAEPLDIAIADGRIAALAFAGTTPTDAAHRVIDVGGKLVVPGGVDPHVHTNSVLPTAAESGIMCFGADRVSEGAIYGGTTTLVDFAHWKPGDELTESFARKAAEWTGQSYTDFALHGTFKEPEIPFSVLEQIPDAVRNGHGSWKVWMTNTTPTRPHQKTDLGNMWGIMEQTAAAGAMLAVHAEDDDIVMYSYRRLKHQGAIGLENMHHAHNVLSEQLSFQRAITLARHVGAAIYLMHVSANVGIDAIRQARGAGAPIYGEILPHYAYFSAENYREPHGAIYHTYPSLKDADDRDDMWPALIDGTLSTLATDGVCTDFDVKTRGKTIYDATGGHAGVEMRMAVAYTEGVVGRGLELTRFVDLTSANAAKILGLYPRKGAIAVGSDADLAILDIDVDRRVTAADLHEADYTPWEGYRTRAWNTMTLLRGRVMVDDRRLVASPVGEIQSQRVSSDVLSRPAC, from the coding sequence ATGTACGACCTCCTCATCACCGGCGGCCTCGTCGTCACCCCATCCGGTGCGGAGCCACTGGACATCGCGATCGCCGACGGACGCATCGCGGCGCTCGCCTTCGCAGGAACCACGCCGACCGACGCCGCGCACCGCGTGATCGACGTGGGCGGCAAGCTCGTGGTCCCCGGCGGCGTCGACCCGCACGTGCACACCAACTCGGTCCTGCCCACCGCAGCGGAGAGCGGCATCATGTGCTTCGGCGCCGACCGTGTCAGTGAGGGCGCAATCTACGGCGGCACCACCACGCTTGTCGACTTCGCCCACTGGAAGCCGGGCGACGAACTCACCGAATCGTTCGCGCGTAAGGCCGCCGAGTGGACTGGGCAGAGCTACACGGACTTCGCCCTGCACGGCACCTTCAAAGAGCCTGAGATCCCGTTCAGCGTTCTGGAGCAGATCCCGGATGCAGTGCGCAACGGACACGGCAGCTGGAAGGTGTGGATGACGAACACCACTCCCACGCGCCCGCATCAGAAAACCGATCTCGGCAACATGTGGGGGATCATGGAGCAGACCGCTGCGGCCGGTGCCATGCTCGCCGTGCACGCCGAGGACGACGACATCGTCATGTACTCGTACCGCCGCCTCAAGCACCAGGGCGCGATCGGACTCGAGAACATGCACCACGCGCACAACGTACTCTCCGAGCAGCTCTCGTTCCAGCGCGCGATCACGCTCGCCCGCCACGTGGGCGCCGCGATCTACCTCATGCACGTGAGCGCCAACGTCGGCATCGACGCGATCCGTCAGGCTCGAGGCGCTGGCGCCCCCATCTACGGCGAGATACTCCCGCACTACGCGTACTTCTCTGCCGAGAACTACCGCGAGCCGCACGGCGCCATCTATCACACGTATCCCTCGCTAAAGGATGCCGACGACCGCGACGACATGTGGCCTGCCCTGATCGACGGCACGCTGAGCACCCTCGCGACCGACGGCGTGTGCACCGACTTCGACGTGAAGACGCGCGGCAAGACGATCTACGACGCTACCGGCGGTCACGCTGGGGTGGAGATGCGCATGGCCGTGGCCTACACCGAGGGCGTGGTCGGCCGCGGCCTCGAGCTCACCCGTTTCGTCGACCTCACCTCGGCGAACGCGGCGAAGATCCTCGGCCTCTACCCTCGCAAGGGCGCCATCGCCGTCGGCAGCGACGCCGATCTCGCCATACTCGACATCGATGTGGACCGCCGTGTGACAGCAGCCGATCTGCACGAGGCCGACTACACGCCGTGGGAGGGGTACCGCACGCGCGCGTGGAACACGATGACACTGCTGCGCGGTCGCGTGATGGTGGACGATCGTCGGCTGGTCGCCAGCCCCGTCGGAGAGATCCAGTCGCAGCGCGTGTCGTCTGACGTGCTCAGCCGCCCGGCCTGCTGA
- a CDS encoding acetamidase/formamidase family protein yields the protein MTGATAHADFLHARSEFAPEAPPVLTVAQGQHFVLETRSVLTDPRFETAEDFSIFSIPVTGPVRIEGVRPGDLVRIDVHEISIADRGGMVTMPGRGGFGEPLAMHGLVIPVHDGHAHFPDGVRVPIRPMVGKIGLAPAGESPNSSTVGRYGGNMDCRDIIAGSSLFVTAQVDGGSLYAGDLHAVQGDGECSLTAVEMEGSVELSCRVVRPAPVRGPVVFSEDRMIVLGDGEDLDEAATVALDETMAIVRADRGWSREHTAMLLSAAADVSVSQLVNARKSVKVSLDTRYLLTAPFETKED from the coding sequence ATGACCGGCGCGACGGCACACGCCGACTTCCTGCATGCCCGGAGCGAGTTCGCCCCCGAAGCCCCGCCGGTGCTGACCGTCGCACAGGGGCAGCACTTCGTCCTCGAGACTCGCAGCGTGCTCACAGACCCCCGATTCGAGACCGCCGAGGACTTCTCGATCTTCTCGATCCCCGTGACGGGACCGGTGAGGATCGAGGGTGTCCGGCCAGGCGATCTCGTGCGCATCGACGTGCACGAGATCAGCATCGCCGACCGCGGCGGTATGGTGACCATGCCGGGGCGCGGTGGCTTCGGCGAACCGCTCGCCATGCACGGACTGGTGATCCCCGTGCACGACGGTCACGCGCACTTCCCCGATGGCGTGCGCGTGCCGATCCGGCCCATGGTCGGCAAGATCGGGCTCGCCCCTGCGGGCGAGAGCCCGAACTCGTCGACCGTCGGCCGCTACGGCGGCAACATGGACTGCCGCGACATCATCGCCGGCTCATCACTGTTCGTGACCGCTCAGGTCGACGGTGGCAGCCTCTACGCCGGTGATCTGCATGCGGTGCAGGGCGACGGCGAGTGCTCGCTCACCGCCGTCGAGATGGAGGGTTCGGTCGAGCTCTCCTGCCGGGTCGTGCGCCCCGCTCCGGTGCGCGGCCCGGTCGTCTTCTCAGAGGACCGCATGATCGTGCTCGGCGACGGCGAGGACCTCGACGAGGCGGCGACCGTCGCCCTCGACGAGACCATGGCGATCGTCCGGGCCGACCGGGGCTGGTCGAGGGAGCACACTGCGATGCTGCTGTCCGCCGCCGCCGACGTCTCAGTGTCGCAGCTCGTCAACGCCCGCAAGAGCGTGAAGGTCTCGCTCGACACGCGCTATCTGCTCACCGCCCCCTTCGAGACGAAAGAGGACTGA
- a CDS encoding cupin domain-containing protein produces MSVRPAADLERLVHNAYDIGFTDLAKVGLKGQRDQGQVCNLISRDLSGSDDLNVSLGRILPGQHHLCHHHPDASEFYVVIAGTPLVHLDGTDYRARPGDGIYIPRGTSHGITNDTDENVELVVGMSKPADWEFVSDE; encoded by the coding sequence ATGAGCGTCCGTCCCGCGGCGGATCTCGAGCGCCTGGTCCATAACGCGTACGACATCGGCTTCACCGACCTCGCCAAGGTCGGGCTGAAGGGGCAGCGCGATCAGGGACAGGTTTGCAACCTCATCTCGCGTGATCTGAGCGGTTCCGACGATCTCAACGTCAGCCTCGGTCGCATCCTGCCCGGCCAGCACCACCTGTGTCATCACCATCCAGACGCTTCCGAGTTCTACGTAGTGATAGCCGGAACGCCGCTCGTTCACCTCGACGGCACCGACTACCGCGCACGTCCCGGTGACGGCATCTACATCCCGCGCGGGACGAGCCACGGCATCACCAACGACACCGATGAGAACGTCGAACTGGTGGTGGGCATGAGCAAGCCCGCCGACTGGGAGTTCGTGTCAGACGAATGA
- a CDS encoding cysteine hydrolase family protein, translating into MIEICGKQVRDTLEELLDPATTALVVIDMQKGAVSHGGAIGDSGHDLSMMPRVADQCGRAIQAARANGVPIFHIRVENLPDGKSSPAAWLRALYTAANGRPIDLGRLSLKGDPATDFCEQCEPEGDEMVITKRRPSAFVSTELELLLRSQGIESVALVGVSTGGCVEATLRDAVHNDFYAVLIDDAVGAYDEVVHDAALTVMRARHDHCSLDEAIAVWEGAAR; encoded by the coding sequence ATGATCGAGATCTGCGGCAAGCAGGTGCGAGACACACTCGAGGAGCTCCTCGACCCGGCCACGACAGCACTCGTCGTGATCGACATGCAGAAGGGCGCCGTGTCGCACGGTGGTGCGATCGGCGACTCCGGGCATGACCTGAGCATGATGCCGCGCGTCGCGGATCAGTGCGGTCGCGCAATCCAGGCGGCTCGCGCCAACGGGGTGCCGATCTTCCACATCCGTGTCGAGAACCTTCCCGATGGGAAGAGCTCGCCGGCGGCGTGGTTGCGGGCCCTCTACACGGCAGCGAATGGTCGTCCTATCGATCTCGGCCGGCTCAGCCTCAAGGGGGATCCGGCCACTGACTTCTGCGAGCAGTGCGAGCCCGAGGGGGATGAGATGGTCATCACCAAGCGCCGCCCGAGTGCTTTCGTGAGCACCGAGCTCGAGCTGCTGCTGCGTAGCCAGGGCATCGAGTCGGTTGCGCTGGTCGGCGTCTCTACCGGCGGATGCGTGGAGGCCACTCTGCGCGATGCCGTGCACAACGACTTCTACGCGGTGCTCATCGATGATGCCGTCGGCGCGTACGACGAAGTCGTGCACGACGCAGCACTGACCGTGATGCGCGCGCGTCACGACCACTGCTCGCTCGACGAGGCCATCGCGGTCTGGGAGGGCGCCGCTCGCTGA
- a CDS encoding arylsulfatase produces MAHAYPDGARGYETFSGVVDELASRSTPSWPPLTEAADGSPNVILVLVDDLGFSDISPFGAEIETPTLREIAEAGYLFTNYHTSTVCAPARASLLTGLNPHRAGFATVAGSSPGYPAFTAELPPDAPTLAESFRAAGYATFMVGKWHLTPSNRLHDAAEKSSWPTQRGFDRYYGCMDAYTTMFQPHRLMRDNSPVTVDEYDSSFYLTDALTDEARSMIAGLRANDPSKPFFLYFAHQAVHAPLQARPEDIEKYRGKYEAGWDVVRRNREARQRADGLFPKGCTAAAPDEELTPWADLSLPQRAWFARCMEVYAAMVDSVDQSLGRLLAQLRSMGEYDNTIVAFTSDNGASGEGGVHGTSAYFASMGAPTELGLATSDSELSLDEVGGPRLMMHYPRGWAAVSNAPFAKYKRYMTEGGIRAPLIVSWPKGLPRDVEDAGLRTQYVYVSDLGQTLLALAGVEPLKRLNGQKVKAVDGIPFDEVLRDPEADCTRTEQYSEFGGSRALSSGRWKILTSHRQGDEFSDSQWQLFDMENDPCETRDLAQELPEVVSRLARRWNQQAWHNTVFPLNDDGTLTRTRPSSDLILEQPTVLTPESPTLERFRSNRLIRLRSFEVVVRLVPDRVQRGVLFAHGDQGGGYVAFLEDGRLCFSYNEYGRMHRETVPLGSCDPEVIAFSFSALADIRWQIDVSIDDEPVLAMGPVVQLTGAAPFTGISVGIDRGSPVDWELHDRRGPFRYSGPLEVEYRPGNRADYNTEIIADIDRTAAARTD; encoded by the coding sequence ATGGCACATGCCTATCCCGACGGAGCACGCGGCTATGAGACCTTCTCCGGTGTGGTCGATGAACTGGCTTCCCGGTCCACACCGAGTTGGCCGCCGCTGACCGAGGCGGCGGATGGCTCTCCAAATGTCATCCTGGTGTTGGTGGACGATCTTGGATTCAGCGACATCTCTCCGTTCGGGGCCGAGATCGAGACCCCGACGTTGCGCGAGATCGCTGAGGCGGGGTATCTCTTCACCAACTACCACACATCGACGGTCTGTGCGCCGGCGAGGGCGTCGTTGCTAACTGGCCTGAACCCGCACCGCGCGGGCTTTGCCACGGTCGCTGGATCCAGCCCGGGGTACCCTGCGTTCACGGCCGAGCTGCCTCCGGACGCGCCGACACTCGCGGAGTCCTTTCGCGCGGCGGGGTACGCGACGTTCATGGTCGGAAAATGGCACCTCACGCCGTCGAACAGGCTGCACGACGCCGCGGAGAAGTCATCGTGGCCGACCCAGCGGGGATTCGACCGCTACTACGGGTGCATGGACGCGTACACGACGATGTTCCAGCCGCATCGCCTGATGCGGGACAACAGTCCGGTCACGGTGGACGAGTACGACAGCTCGTTCTATCTCACGGATGCACTGACCGACGAAGCGCGTTCGATGATCGCCGGCTTGCGGGCAAACGATCCGAGCAAGCCGTTCTTTCTGTATTTCGCGCATCAGGCGGTGCATGCGCCGTTGCAGGCAAGACCCGAAGACATCGAGAAGTACCGGGGTAAGTATGAGGCCGGCTGGGACGTCGTGCGCAGAAACAGGGAAGCGCGCCAGCGGGCAGACGGACTCTTTCCGAAGGGATGTACGGCGGCCGCGCCGGATGAAGAGTTGACTCCATGGGCGGATCTCTCTCTGCCACAACGTGCCTGGTTTGCGCGTTGCATGGAGGTCTACGCCGCGATGGTCGACAGCGTCGACCAGAGTCTGGGGAGGCTCCTGGCTCAGCTGCGTTCGATGGGCGAGTATGACAACACGATCGTTGCGTTCACCTCCGACAACGGCGCCAGTGGTGAAGGCGGCGTTCACGGTACCAGCGCTTACTTCGCATCGATGGGAGCGCCGACCGAACTGGGGCTGGCGACCTCGGACTCGGAGCTGAGTCTGGACGAGGTCGGCGGACCTCGACTCATGATGCACTATCCACGCGGTTGGGCTGCAGTATCGAATGCGCCCTTCGCCAAGTACAAGCGATACATGACAGAGGGGGGCATCCGTGCCCCACTGATCGTTTCGTGGCCCAAGGGGCTGCCGCGTGACGTCGAGGATGCTGGGTTGCGCACGCAATACGTCTACGTCTCCGACCTCGGTCAGACCCTGCTCGCGCTCGCTGGAGTCGAGCCGCTCAAGCGACTGAACGGCCAGAAGGTGAAGGCGGTCGACGGCATCCCGTTCGACGAGGTGCTTCGTGATCCGGAGGCTGACTGCACCCGCACCGAGCAGTATTCGGAATTCGGCGGCAGCCGGGCCCTCAGCAGTGGCCGATGGAAGATCTTGACCTCGCACCGTCAGGGCGACGAATTCTCCGACTCGCAGTGGCAACTGTTCGATATGGAGAACGACCCGTGCGAGACGAGGGATCTGGCACAGGAACTCCCTGAGGTCGTCTCGCGACTTGCACGCCGATGGAATCAACAGGCGTGGCACAACACTGTGTTCCCGCTCAATGATGATGGGACGCTTACCCGTACCCGACCCTCCTCGGATCTGATTCTGGAGCAGCCGACTGTACTGACGCCGGAATCGCCGACGCTGGAGCGTTTCCGCTCGAACCGGTTGATACGTTTGCGGTCCTTCGAAGTCGTGGTGCGGCTCGTGCCGGATCGAGTTCAGCGGGGAGTGCTCTTCGCCCACGGTGATCAGGGAGGTGGCTACGTCGCTTTCCTCGAAGATGGTCGCCTCTGCTTCAGCTACAACGAATACGGCCGGATGCACCGGGAGACTGTGCCGCTCGGGTCGTGCGACCCGGAGGTCATCGCGTTCTCGTTCTCGGCGCTCGCGGACATCCGATGGCAGATCGACGTGAGCATTGACGATGAGCCGGTGCTTGCGATGGGGCCTGTTGTGCAGCTCACCGGTGCGGCGCCCTTCACCGGAATCAGCGTCGGCATTGACCGCGGAAGCCCGGTCGATTGGGAACTGCACGACCGAAGAGGGCCCTTCCGGTATTCGGGGCCGCTTGAAGTTGAGTACCGACCAGGGAACCGCGCGGACTACAACACAGAGATCATCGCGGACATCGATCGCACGGCCGCTGCGCGAACCGATTGA
- a CDS encoding polysaccharide deacetylase family protein encodes MRDLIGYGENPPVVGWPNGARVAVSLVLNFEEGAERSIEAGDDKDEDISIFGGWSADPSRRSLMKESFFEYGSRVGIWRYLGLFREFGVRSTVMACGIALERNPEAALAIARDGHEICGHGYKWQGLVDMTPEEQRAEIRRCVAAIESTAGVRPTGWYAREGITEETRDVLVQEGFLYDSNSYSDDLPYYVDTAEGAHLVVPYAGDTNDARFWGHGSLGSPDDFFAVLRDSLDCLLIEGAETPKMMSVGIHLRIGGRPSVAMAVRRFLAYASAQEGVWFATREEIARWWLANAPAIATQQLEEVGR; translated from the coding sequence ATGCGTGATCTCATCGGCTACGGAGAGAACCCGCCCGTCGTGGGCTGGCCGAACGGCGCGCGAGTCGCCGTGTCGCTCGTGCTCAACTTCGAAGAGGGCGCGGAGCGCTCGATCGAAGCCGGAGACGACAAGGACGAGGACATCTCGATCTTCGGCGGCTGGTCCGCCGACCCCTCTCGCCGCAGCCTGATGAAGGAGTCGTTCTTCGAATACGGCAGCCGCGTCGGGATCTGGCGCTACCTCGGGCTGTTCCGCGAGTTCGGCGTCCGATCCACCGTGATGGCCTGCGGCATCGCTCTCGAGCGCAACCCCGAGGCGGCGCTGGCGATCGCCAGGGATGGTCATGAGATCTGCGGTCACGGCTACAAGTGGCAGGGCCTGGTCGACATGACTCCCGAGGAACAGCGGGCGGAGATCCGTCGCTGCGTCGCCGCGATCGAGTCCACCGCCGGTGTGCGGCCCACGGGTTGGTACGCCCGTGAGGGCATCACCGAGGAGACCAGGGACGTGCTCGTACAGGAAGGCTTCCTGTACGACTCCAACTCGTACTCCGACGACCTGCCGTACTACGTCGACACCGCCGAAGGCGCGCATCTGGTGGTGCCCTATGCGGGCGACACCAATGACGCCCGATTCTGGGGTCATGGCAGTCTTGGCAGCCCCGACGACTTCTTCGCCGTGCTGCGCGACTCGCTTGACTGCCTGCTGATCGAAGGCGCCGAGACTCCGAAAATGATGTCCGTCGGTATTCATCTGCGCATCGGCGGCCGCCCCAGTGTGGCGATGGCGGTGCGCCGGTTCCTCGCGTACGCCAGCGCGCAGGAGGGCGTCTGGTTCGCCACGCGCGAGGAGATCGCGCGCTGGTGGCTTGCGAACGCTCCAGCTATAGCGACGCAGCAGCTCGAAGAGGTCGGCCGATGA
- a CDS encoding MFS transporter: protein MTASPPVSVRMLVVTLMASMLVVSFNQTVLNTALPTVIAELGGLDRIGWIVAAFVLTATLSMPLAGALADVVDRKRLLLGASVVFGAGTLLGASSWNLDVLIIARLAQGIGGGAVMVLTQTIMAAAVPSRERAKYAGAFGSVWAVATISGVLIGGWLTDGPGWRWVFWGTLPLLVMALALSARYIAASGPGSSRVAPDIGGMLLLCIGTTALVTAASGSLSAEWSWFLGVIAAATCFALLPAERRAEQPVLPGILFRSRTFVLATAAGMICSGVASFVVLSYLPSFAQMVLGLSALQAGLLLLPMILTTVIASALTGFAVSRTGRYILIPTVGAGAVAAGLVLLGTLGADTTPMRLALSAALLGAGIGTNVLLLTLLAQNALPAHNVGVATAANNFFRQAGATMGISLVGVAFAGRLQDTLAAALDRRGIAAQDDLPLATVSPDRLALLDPQLRSAIAEAYAAALSPLFLALVPLAVAAMVMIALLERHPLAE from the coding sequence ATGACCGCGTCGCCGCCGGTGTCGGTGCGCATGCTCGTGGTGACGCTGATGGCCTCGATGCTGGTCGTCTCCTTCAACCAGACCGTACTGAACACCGCGTTGCCCACCGTCATCGCCGAGCTCGGAGGTCTGGATCGTATCGGCTGGATCGTCGCAGCGTTCGTGCTCACTGCCACTCTCAGCATGCCGCTGGCTGGCGCTTTGGCCGATGTCGTCGATCGCAAGAGGCTGTTGCTCGGAGCAAGCGTCGTGTTCGGCGCCGGCACCCTGCTGGGGGCTTCTTCCTGGAATCTCGACGTGCTCATCATCGCTCGTCTTGCACAAGGGATCGGTGGCGGTGCGGTCATGGTGCTGACGCAGACGATCATGGCGGCGGCCGTTCCTTCACGTGAACGAGCGAAGTACGCAGGCGCATTCGGTTCGGTCTGGGCAGTGGCCACGATCAGCGGAGTACTCATCGGAGGATGGCTTACCGACGGCCCCGGGTGGCGCTGGGTGTTCTGGGGGACCCTTCCACTGCTCGTCATGGCCTTGGCGCTCAGTGCGCGATACATCGCGGCGAGCGGTCCAGGCTCAAGCCGCGTCGCACCCGACATCGGGGGCATGCTCCTGCTTTGCATCGGAACGACGGCGCTGGTGACCGCAGCCTCAGGATCGCTCTCTGCTGAGTGGTCCTGGTTTCTTGGAGTGATCGCCGCCGCAACCTGCTTCGCGCTGTTGCCTGCGGAGCGCCGGGCCGAGCAGCCCGTGCTGCCGGGCATCCTCTTCCGCAGTCGCACGTTCGTTCTGGCTACCGCTGCCGGCATGATCTGCAGTGGAGTGGCCTCGTTCGTCGTGCTTTCGTATCTTCCGTCGTTCGCCCAGATGGTGCTCGGCCTGTCCGCCCTCCAAGCTGGGCTGTTGCTGCTCCCGATGATCCTCACCACCGTGATCGCATCCGCTCTCACGGGGTTCGCCGTGTCACGCACCGGGCGGTATATCCTCATTCCCACAGTCGGTGCCGGTGCCGTCGCGGCCGGCCTCGTTCTGTTGGGAACTCTCGGCGCCGACACGACTCCGATGCGCCTGGCGCTATCAGCAGCGTTACTCGGTGCCGGGATCGGCACCAACGTGCTCCTGTTGACTTTGCTCGCGCAGAATGCGCTACCCGCACACAACGTCGGTGTCGCCACCGCTGCGAACAACTTCTTCCGTCAGGCCGGCGCCACGATGGGGATCTCATTGGTCGGGGTCGCATTCGCCGGGCGCCTGCAAGACACGCTCGCCGCCGCGCTGGACCGCCGCGGTATAGCGGCTCAAGATGATCTGCCGCTGGCGACGGTCTCTCCAGATCGACTCGCCCTGCTCGACCCGCAGCTGCGTTCTGCTATCGCCGAAGCTTACGCGGCAGCGTTGTCCCCCCTCTTCTTGGCGTTGGTGCCACTCGCTGTCGCCGCCATGGTGATGATCGCGCTGCTCGAGCGGCATCCTCTCGCGGAGTAG
- a CDS encoding MBL fold metallo-hydrolase, producing the protein MSTGTTSARRIADGVFWLGGCLSAFGHGEEVHYHVNAYLVIGEQRTALVDTGDPAHRDVVLAQLDEALGGRKLDYLVPTHPEIPHAGNLPALIERHPEAVVVGETRDYHLHLPEFADRLTPLGPGASLDLGGRELVLMPAHIRDLENTTWAWDSGAGVLFVSDGFSYIHDVPAPDDEEDEPVHRPGQCRLLSGEMPEPPTVEQAAYGTGRALYWTKFVDVSDAFTAIEELLDAHPTRFIGPAHGNVIDDVDGMLRTSLAAHRAVYQNRPVGNDSL; encoded by the coding sequence ATGAGCACGGGAACCACTTCGGCCAGGCGCATCGCGGATGGCGTGTTCTGGCTGGGCGGATGCCTGTCGGCCTTCGGCCACGGCGAAGAGGTGCACTACCACGTCAACGCCTACCTGGTGATCGGCGAGCAGCGCACAGCACTCGTCGACACGGGTGATCCCGCGCATCGGGACGTCGTGCTCGCGCAGCTCGACGAAGCCCTCGGCGGGCGCAAGCTCGACTACCTCGTGCCCACGCACCCCGAGATCCCGCACGCCGGAAACCTTCCGGCGCTGATCGAGCGTCATCCCGAGGCCGTCGTCGTCGGCGAGACCCGCGACTATCACTTGCACCTCCCGGAGTTCGCGGACCGACTTACCCCGCTCGGACCCGGCGCATCCCTCGATCTCGGCGGGCGCGAGCTCGTTCTCATGCCTGCGCACATCCGCGATCTGGAGAACACGACGTGGGCCTGGGACTCCGGTGCGGGTGTGCTCTTCGTGTCGGACGGCTTCTCGTACATCCACGACGTGCCGGCGCCCGACGACGAAGAGGACGAGCCGGTGCACCGCCCCGGTCAGTGCCGCCTGCTCTCCGGGGAGATGCCCGAGCCGCCGACGGTCGAGCAGGCCGCCTACGGCACCGGACGGGCGCTGTACTGGACGAAGTTCGTCGATGTCAGTGATGCCTTCACGGCCATCGAGGAACTGCTTGACGCGCACCCGACGCGGTTCATCGGTCCCGCACACGGGAATGTGATCGACGACGTCGACGGGATGCTGCGTACCTCGCTGGCCGCGCATCGCGCGGTGTATCAGAATCGACCGGTCGGCAATGATTCACTATAA